The Candidatus Mycolicibacterium alkanivorans genome contains a region encoding:
- a CDS encoding MFS transporter: MAEPKTVQGYIDERPTWSDGTAITSTPMTGMQWRIFGLASAGKLFEGMVVFMTGVALPLISVEFGLATADKGLVTAASLAGILVGASALGGLADHFGRKRMFIAEMVIFTCFLIALTLAPNFTTLVICLFGAGVALGCDYPTAHMVISESIPTSVRGRLVVSAFAFQAVGALTGTVIGFAVLYESPDVTAWRWMYAVAIVPAILVTIGRLYITESPHWLLHEGRTDEAEQATLRLLKRSPAYPTNVSLRHMIDEATTSASSYAALFNKKNRRATILASVPWFLSDLGTYGIGIFTPTILAAIIGKKSDGTALASTIHNDLLGIKGSALMDVLFVIGILVAIVLVDRVGRIKLQTIGFIGCAVGLLLAALSIRPDGQHTMILLFAGFMLFYFMTNLGPNSMTYLIAGEVFPTEVRGRGAGFAASFAKVGAVMTAFLFPILLKEIGTSTLLYLLVVAFILGAIVTVTFRIETTRVSLENLGAAPDNDVEPQATPR; the protein is encoded by the coding sequence ATGGCCGAGCCGAAGACCGTTCAGGGCTACATCGACGAACGGCCCACCTGGTCGGACGGCACAGCCATCACATCCACGCCGATGACCGGCATGCAATGGCGCATCTTCGGCCTTGCCTCCGCAGGCAAGCTCTTCGAGGGCATGGTCGTATTCATGACCGGTGTTGCGCTGCCGTTGATTTCGGTCGAGTTCGGGCTGGCAACCGCCGACAAGGGCTTGGTGACCGCCGCATCGCTGGCTGGCATCCTGGTCGGAGCCAGCGCACTCGGAGGGTTGGCCGACCACTTCGGCCGCAAGCGGATGTTCATTGCCGAGATGGTCATCTTCACGTGCTTTCTGATCGCACTGACCCTCGCGCCGAACTTCACAACCCTGGTGATCTGCCTCTTTGGCGCCGGGGTCGCGTTGGGTTGCGACTATCCCACGGCCCACATGGTGATTTCCGAAAGCATACCCACTTCGGTGCGGGGACGGTTGGTGGTGAGCGCCTTCGCCTTCCAGGCCGTCGGAGCGTTGACCGGAACCGTCATTGGCTTCGCCGTCCTCTATGAGAGCCCCGATGTCACCGCGTGGCGGTGGATGTACGCCGTGGCCATCGTGCCGGCAATCCTCGTCACCATCGGGCGCCTATACATCACCGAGAGTCCGCACTGGCTACTCCACGAGGGCCGAACGGACGAGGCCGAACAAGCCACCCTCCGGCTACTCAAACGGTCGCCGGCATATCCCACGAACGTGTCGCTTCGCCACATGATCGACGAGGCAACTACCTCTGCGAGCAGTTATGCGGCACTGTTCAATAAGAAGAACCGCAGGGCGACCATTCTTGCATCGGTGCCCTGGTTTCTCTCAGATCTGGGAACGTACGGAATCGGCATCTTCACCCCGACGATTCTGGCCGCGATCATCGGCAAGAAATCCGACGGCACCGCATTGGCTTCCACGATTCACAACGACTTGCTCGGCATCAAAGGTTCGGCATTGATGGACGTACTTTTCGTGATCGGCATCCTGGTCGCCATCGTGCTGGTGGACCGGGTCGGACGCATCAAATTGCAGACGATCGGGTTCATCGGCTGCGCGGTCGGCCTTCTTCTGGCGGCATTATCGATCAGGCCGGACGGGCAGCACACGATGATTCTGTTGTTCGCCGGATTCATGTTGTTCTATTTCATGACCAACCTGGGCCCCAACTCCATGACCTACCTCATCGCAGGCGAGGTCTTCCCCACCGAAGTCCGCGGCCGGGGAGCCGGATTCGCCGCGTCGTTCGCCAAAGTCGGAGCGGTGATGACCGCGTTCCTGTTTCCCATCCTGCTCAAGGAAATCGGGACATCAACCCTGCTTTACCTATTGGTTGTGGCGTTCATTCTGGGCGCCATCGTGACGGTGACCTTCCGCATCGAGACAACCAGGGTAAGTCTGGAGAACCTCGGAGCCGCACCCGACAACGATGTTGAGCCTCAGGCCACACCCAGGTAA
- a CDS encoding ABC transporter ATP-binding protein, which yields MTSSEASTPLLEVRDIVVHYGRIQALHGISLEVRQGELVTLLGSNGAGKTTMMRAISGLWPLSSGSVWFDGRDISKVKAHRRAIDGLVQAPEGRGVFPGMSVLENLEMGCYGRTFDSKAEHRERLDWVLETFPRLAERRAQVGGTLSGGEQQMLAIGRALMARPRVLLLDEPSMGLAPMVISQIFKIISEINATGTTVLLVEQNAQQALSRSDRAYILETGSVTRTGPARELLADDSIRAAYLGVA from the coding sequence ATGACCAGCTCTGAAGCCAGCACACCCCTGCTCGAAGTCCGCGACATCGTCGTGCATTACGGCAGAATCCAAGCGCTGCACGGGATTTCGCTCGAGGTACGGCAGGGCGAGCTCGTCACGCTGCTGGGTTCCAACGGCGCCGGCAAGACGACGATGATGCGGGCCATCTCGGGGCTGTGGCCGCTGTCGTCGGGTTCGGTGTGGTTCGACGGCCGCGACATCTCGAAGGTCAAAGCCCACCGGCGGGCCATCGACGGCCTGGTCCAGGCACCCGAGGGCCGGGGAGTGTTCCCCGGCATGTCGGTGCTGGAGAACCTCGAAATGGGTTGTTACGGGCGCACGTTCGACAGCAAGGCCGAACACCGCGAGCGGTTGGACTGGGTGCTGGAGACCTTCCCTCGGCTGGCCGAACGCCGCGCTCAGGTCGGCGGCACGCTGTCCGGCGGTGAGCAGCAGATGTTGGCTATCGGGCGCGCGTTGATGGCCCGTCCCCGTGTGCTGTTGCTCGACGAGCCGTCGATGGGCCTTGCGCCGATGGTGATCTCACAGATCTTCAAGATCATCTCCGAGATCAACGCCACCGGCACCACGGTGCTGCTGGTCGAGCAGAATGCCCAGCAGGCGCTGAGCCGCTCCGACCGCGCCTACATCCTGGAGACCGGGTCGGTGACCCGCACCGGCCCGGCCCGGGAGTTGTTGGCCGACGACAGTATTCGTGCTGCTTACCTGGGTGTGGCCTGA
- a CDS encoding ABC transporter ATP-binding protein — protein MTEPVVDETLAAQQREVHAAEGETLLETKDLTVKFGGLTALDSVSFSIKRGEILGLIGPNGAGKTTCFNAITGVYRPSSGSVTFDGAPLGRIKRHQITRRGIARTFQNIRLWGEMTALENVIVGTDARHHTSVPGALIRSPRHRREERSAIEKAVALLQFVGIAHRAEEKAKNLPYGDQRRLEIARALATEPKLLCLDEPAAGFNPSEKAALIDLIRAIRDDGYTVLLIEHDMRLVMGVTDRIVVLEFGRKIADGLPAEIREDPAVIAAYLGVPDDQL, from the coding sequence ATGACCGAACCCGTCGTCGACGAAACCCTGGCAGCCCAGCAACGGGAGGTGCATGCCGCCGAGGGCGAGACACTGCTCGAGACCAAGGATCTGACCGTGAAGTTCGGTGGTCTGACCGCGCTGGACTCGGTGAGCTTCTCGATCAAACGCGGTGAGATCCTCGGCCTGATCGGGCCCAACGGTGCCGGCAAGACCACCTGCTTCAACGCCATCACCGGTGTGTACCGGCCCAGTTCGGGCTCGGTCACGTTCGACGGCGCGCCGCTGGGCCGCATCAAGCGCCACCAGATCACCCGCCGCGGTATTGCCCGGACCTTCCAGAACATCCGGCTGTGGGGCGAGATGACCGCCCTGGAGAACGTCATCGTCGGCACCGACGCCCGCCACCACACCTCGGTACCGGGGGCCCTGATTCGCAGTCCGCGCCACCGTCGCGAGGAGCGTTCGGCGATCGAGAAGGCCGTCGCCCTGCTGCAGTTCGTCGGCATCGCCCACCGCGCCGAGGAGAAGGCCAAGAACCTGCCCTACGGCGACCAGCGTCGGCTGGAGATCGCCCGCGCGCTGGCCACCGAGCCGAAACTGCTGTGCCTCGACGAGCCGGCGGCGGGCTTCAACCCCAGTGAGAAAGCCGCCCTGATCGACCTGATCCGTGCCATCCGCGACGACGGCTACACCGTGTTGCTCATCGAGCACGACATGAGGTTGGTCATGGGCGTCACCGACCGCATCGTCGTGCTGGAGTTCGGCCGCAAGATCGCCGACGGCCTGCCCGCCGAGATCCGCGAGGACCCGGCGGTCATCGCGGCCTATCTGGGAGTGCCCGATGACCAGCTCTGA
- a CDS encoding branched-chain amino acid ABC transporter permease — MTHREADDHTPGRWSRCLLAPGDGLREWWSGLSRVQKWGFGVIGFGLLALTPLFPPPYFNTTGISFGGTMAQFAMVAIIAIGLNVVVGQAGLLDLGYVGFYAVGAYTVALLTSPDSPWNKSSATGMFSEKWAWLSCVPIAMAATALAGLILGIPTLRLRGDYLAIVTLGFGEIIRLLADNLSDVTNGSRGLNEVAYPRIGQSDKLPEGVFSSGNSSGHANYGTWWFWLGLILMVGILLLVGNLERSRAGRAWVAIREDEDAAEVMGVNTFRFKLWAFVIGAAIGGLSGALYAGQVQYVAPPTFNIINSMLFLCAVVLGGQGNKLGVLFGAFVIVYLPNRLLGVHFLGINLGDLKYLFFGLALVVLMIFRPQGLFPVRQQLLAYGKSARKLLGAADDTKAAA, encoded by the coding sequence ATGACGCACAGAGAAGCCGACGATCACACTCCGGGCCGCTGGAGCAGATGCCTGCTGGCCCCCGGTGACGGGTTGCGCGAGTGGTGGTCGGGTCTCAGCAGGGTGCAGAAGTGGGGCTTCGGTGTCATCGGGTTCGGACTACTGGCCCTCACCCCGCTGTTCCCGCCGCCGTACTTCAACACCACCGGCATCAGCTTCGGCGGCACGATGGCCCAGTTCGCGATGGTGGCGATCATCGCGATTGGCCTCAACGTCGTCGTCGGCCAGGCCGGGCTGCTCGACCTCGGATACGTCGGTTTCTACGCCGTGGGCGCCTACACCGTCGCCCTGCTCACCAGCCCGGACAGCCCGTGGAACAAGTCGAGTGCCACCGGCATGTTCAGCGAGAAGTGGGCCTGGCTGTCGTGTGTCCCGATCGCCATGGCGGCCACCGCACTGGCTGGGCTGATCCTGGGCATACCGACCCTGCGGCTGCGCGGTGACTACCTGGCGATCGTCACCCTCGGCTTCGGCGAGATAATCCGGCTGCTCGCCGACAACCTCTCTGATGTGACCAACGGTTCGCGCGGGCTCAACGAGGTGGCCTATCCGCGGATCGGCCAGAGCGACAAGCTGCCCGAAGGCGTGTTCTCCAGCGGCAATTCGTCCGGACACGCCAATTACGGCACCTGGTGGTTCTGGCTGGGCCTGATCCTGATGGTGGGCATCCTGCTGCTGGTCGGCAACCTCGAACGCAGTCGGGCCGGACGGGCCTGGGTGGCCATCCGCGAAGACGAGGACGCCGCGGAAGTCATGGGCGTCAATACCTTCCGGTTCAAACTGTGGGCTTTCGTGATCGGCGCGGCGATCGGCGGCCTGTCCGGCGCGCTGTACGCCGGGCAGGTGCAGTACGTGGCGCCGCCGACGTTCAACATCATCAACTCGATGCTGTTCCTGTGCGCGGTGGTGCTCGGCGGCCAGGGAAACAAGCTGGGCGTGCTCTTCGGAGCCTTCGTCATCGTCTACTTGCCCAACCGTCTGCTTGGCGTGCATTTCCTGGGCATCAACCTCGGCGACCTGAAGTACCTGTTCTTCGGGCTGGCGCTGGTGGTGTTGATGATCTTCCGACCGCAGGGCCTCTTCCCGGTGCGCCAGCAGCTGCTGGCTTACGGCAAGTCGGCGCGGAAACTGTTGGGGGCCGCCGACGATACCAAGGCGGCGGCATGA
- a CDS encoding branched-chain amino acid ABC transporter permease yields MIRECLGQYACLAGDIGFNVDNLREGFWQLTIDGLSWGAIYALVAVGYTLVFGVLRLINFAHSEIFMLGMFGAYFCLDIILGFTPSGNAYSKGVLLTILYLGIAMLFAMLVSGSAAIGLEAVAYRPLRRRNARPLTFLITAIGMSFVLQEFVHFVLPKLLKGYGGSNAQQPITLVQPKAQFHVFGASVTNVTLVIVAAALVLAILTDIAINRTKFGRGIRAVAQDPTTATLMGVSRERIIMTTFLIGGMLAGAAALLYTLKVPQGIIYSGGFLLGIKAFTAAVLGGIGNLRGALLGGLILGIMENYGQAVFGTQWRDVVAFILLVLVLMIRPTGILGESLGKARA; encoded by the coding sequence ATGATCCGTGAGTGCCTCGGTCAGTACGCCTGCCTCGCCGGTGACATCGGTTTCAACGTCGATAACCTGCGAGAAGGCTTCTGGCAGTTGACCATCGACGGGTTGTCCTGGGGTGCGATCTACGCCCTGGTGGCGGTCGGTTACACACTGGTGTTCGGTGTGCTGCGGCTGATCAACTTCGCGCACTCCGAGATCTTCATGCTCGGCATGTTCGGCGCGTATTTCTGCCTGGACATCATTCTGGGATTCACCCCCAGCGGCAACGCCTACAGCAAGGGCGTGCTGCTGACCATCTTGTACCTCGGCATCGCGATGTTGTTCGCGATGCTGGTATCCGGTTCGGCCGCAATAGGTTTGGAGGCGGTGGCCTACCGGCCACTGCGACGCCGCAACGCGCGTCCGCTGACGTTCCTCATCACGGCTATCGGCATGTCATTCGTCCTGCAGGAGTTCGTCCACTTCGTGCTGCCCAAGCTCCTCAAGGGTTACGGCGGCAGTAACGCCCAGCAGCCGATCACCCTGGTGCAGCCCAAGGCGCAGTTCCACGTCTTCGGTGCCTCGGTCACCAATGTCACGCTGGTGATCGTCGCCGCCGCACTGGTGCTGGCGATCCTGACCGACATCGCGATCAACCGGACGAAGTTCGGCCGCGGCATCCGCGCGGTCGCCCAGGATCCGACCACCGCCACGCTGATGGGCGTCTCGCGGGAACGCATCATCATGACCACGTTCCTCATCGGCGGCATGCTGGCCGGCGCCGCCGCGCTGCTCTACACCCTCAAGGTGCCGCAGGGCATCATCTACTCGGGCGGCTTCCTGCTGGGCATCAAGGCCTTCACGGCGGCGGTGCTCGGCGGCATCGGAAACTTGCGCGGCGCGCTGCTCGGCGGTCTGATCCTGGGCATCATGGAGAACTACGGTCAGGCCGTGTTCGGCACCCAGTGGCGCGACGTCGTCGCATTCATCCTGCTGGTTCTGGTGCTGATGATCCGGCCCACCGGCATACTCGGCGAAAGCCTCGGAAAGGCGAGGGCATGA
- a CDS encoding branched-chain amino acid ABC transporter substrate-binding protein — translation MRGRATRSAIAASSALLAVLGIAGCNQSPPSGEKAPQSDLKIVEQVQIDQNGAEVKPEAGAVAADPAGDGKASCPPVSIAMAGALNGPDAALGINIKNGVQLAIDKHNAANPGCQVQLKPFDTEGDPQKATAIAPQIVDDAFTIGLVGPGFSGETKATGSVFDQAGLVSTTASATNVTLSEQGWKTFFRGLANDGVQGPSVANYLKNTLGQNKVCVVDDSTDYGTGLAQAVRATLGPVADSACDISVKKGDKDFSAAVTQVKGRSPDSVFYSGYYAEAAPFVQQLRDGGFTGKFVSADGTKDPEFVKQAGESSKDAILSCPCGPATGAFADEYTKKFGQPPGTYSTEGYDLGTVLLKGIDAGKITRPDLLEWVKNYDGQGVARKYQWTDKGELTTTLIWIYKVQ, via the coding sequence GTGCGCGGTCGCGCGACGCGGAGTGCAATCGCCGCTAGTTCGGCGCTGTTGGCGGTGTTGGGCATTGCCGGCTGCAACCAGTCCCCACCGAGCGGGGAGAAGGCCCCGCAAAGTGACCTCAAGATCGTCGAGCAGGTCCAGATCGATCAGAACGGCGCCGAGGTGAAGCCCGAGGCCGGCGCCGTTGCGGCCGACCCTGCCGGCGACGGCAAGGCCAGCTGCCCGCCGGTGTCGATCGCCATGGCCGGCGCGCTCAACGGCCCCGACGCCGCCCTGGGCATCAACATCAAGAACGGCGTGCAGCTCGCCATCGACAAGCACAACGCCGCCAACCCCGGCTGCCAGGTCCAGCTCAAGCCGTTCGACACCGAAGGCGATCCGCAGAAGGCCACGGCCATCGCGCCGCAGATCGTCGACGACGCGTTCACCATCGGCCTCGTCGGCCCGGGGTTCTCCGGTGAGACCAAGGCCACCGGCTCGGTGTTCGACCAGGCCGGCCTGGTGTCGACCACCGCCTCGGCCACCAACGTCACGCTGTCCGAGCAGGGCTGGAAGACGTTCTTCCGCGGCCTGGCCAACGACGGGGTGCAGGGCCCCTCGGTCGCCAACTACCTGAAGAACACCCTCGGGCAGAACAAGGTGTGCGTCGTCGACGACAGCACCGACTACGGCACCGGCCTGGCGCAGGCTGTCCGTGCAACCCTGGGCCCGGTGGCCGACTCGGCCTGCGACATCTCGGTGAAGAAGGGCGACAAGGACTTCTCGGCCGCGGTGACCCAGGTCAAGGGCCGGTCGCCGGACTCGGTGTTCTACAGCGGCTACTACGCCGAGGCGGCACCGTTCGTGCAGCAGCTGCGCGACGGCGGCTTCACCGGCAAGTTCGTCAGCGCCGACGGCACCAAGGATCCGGAGTTCGTCAAGCAGGCCGGTGAGTCCTCCAAGGACGCCATCCTTTCCTGCCCGTGCGGCCCGGCCACCGGTGCCTTCGCCGACGAGTACACCAAGAAGTTCGGTCAGCCCCCCGGCACGTACAGCACCGAGGGATACGACCTGGGCACGGTGCTGCTCAAGGGCATCGACGCCGGCAAGATCACCCGTCCGGACCTGCTCGAGTGGGTCAAGAACTACGACGGACAAGGTGTGGCCCGTAAGTACCAGTGGACCGACAAGGGCGAACTGACCACGACCCTGATCTGGATCTACAAGGTTCAGTAG
- a CDS encoding ANTAR domain-containing response regulator produces MTGSTDAEGRASHRVLIAEDEALIRLDLAEMLREEGYDIVGEAGDGQEAVELAEQLRPDLVIMDVKMPRRDGIDAASEIAAKRIAPIVVLTAFSQRDLVEKARDAGAMAYLVKPFSISDLIPAIEIAVSRFAEVTELEREVANLSDRLETRKLVERAKGLLQTKQGMTEPEAFKWIQRAAMDRRTTMRRVAEVVLETLDADPPR; encoded by the coding sequence ATGACCGGGTCTACCGACGCTGAAGGCCGCGCTTCCCACCGGGTTCTGATCGCCGAGGACGAAGCGCTGATCCGGCTAGACCTGGCCGAGATGCTGCGCGAAGAGGGCTACGACATCGTGGGCGAGGCCGGCGACGGGCAGGAAGCCGTCGAGCTGGCCGAGCAGCTGCGCCCAGATCTGGTGATCATGGACGTCAAGATGCCCCGGCGGGACGGTATCGACGCCGCCTCCGAGATCGCCGCGAAGCGCATCGCACCGATCGTGGTCCTCACCGCTTTCAGCCAGCGCGACCTCGTCGAGAAGGCGCGCGACGCCGGGGCGATGGCCTATCTGGTCAAGCCCTTCTCGATCAGCGACCTGATCCCGGCCATCGAGATCGCCGTCAGCCGTTTCGCCGAGGTGACCGAACTCGAGCGTGAGGTGGCCAACCTCTCCGACCGGCTGGAGACCCGCAAGCTCGTCGAGCGCGCCAAGGGGCTGCTGCAGACCAAGCAGGGGATGACCGAGCCCGAGGCCTTCAAGTGGATCCAGCGCGCGGCGATGGACCGGCGCACCACCATGAGGCGGGTCGCCGAGGTGGTCCTGGAAACGCTGGACGCCGACCCGCCGCGTTAA
- a CDS encoding amino acid ABC transporter ATP-binding protein encodes MVRAETVCKDFGALSVLKGVTLTVDRGQVLVLVGPSGSGKSTFLRCINHLETVTAGRLYVDGELVGYREGQGKLYEMSPRDAAKQRRDIGMVFQHFNLFPHRTALDNIVEAPIHVKKVKKSAAIERARDLLNQVGLSDKADAYPAQLSGGQQQRVAIARALAMDPKLMLFDEPTSALDPELVGEVLAVMKKLASEGMTMVVVTHEMGFAREVADQLVFMDGGVIVESGAPREVLSNPQHNRTKAFLSKVM; translated from the coding sequence ATGGTGCGGGCCGAGACGGTCTGCAAGGACTTCGGGGCGCTGTCGGTCTTGAAGGGCGTGACCCTGACCGTGGACCGCGGCCAGGTACTGGTGCTCGTCGGGCCGTCGGGTTCCGGCAAGTCGACGTTCCTGCGGTGCATCAACCACCTGGAGACCGTCACCGCCGGCCGGCTCTACGTCGACGGCGAACTGGTGGGCTACCGGGAGGGCCAGGGCAAGCTCTACGAGATGTCACCCCGCGACGCGGCCAAACAACGCCGCGACATCGGCATGGTTTTTCAACACTTCAACCTGTTTCCCCATCGCACTGCGCTGGACAACATCGTCGAGGCGCCGATCCACGTCAAGAAGGTCAAGAAATCTGCGGCCATCGAGCGGGCTCGCGACCTGCTCAACCAGGTGGGATTGTCGGACAAGGCCGACGCCTACCCGGCTCAGCTGTCCGGCGGGCAGCAGCAGCGAGTCGCCATCGCCCGTGCACTGGCCATGGACCCCAAGCTCATGCTGTTCGACGAGCCCACTTCGGCCTTGGACCCCGAGCTGGTCGGCGAGGTCCTGGCCGTGATGAAAAAGCTTGCCAGCGAAGGCATGACGATGGTCGTCGTCACCCATGAGATGGGTTTCGCCCGTGAGGTCGCCGATCAGCTGGTGTTCATGGACGGCGGAGTGATCGTGGAGAGCGGAGCCCCGCGCGAAGTGCTGAGCAACCCGCAGCATAACCGCACCAAGGCATTCCTGTCGAAAGTCATGTAA
- a CDS encoding amino acid ABC transporter permease, producing the protein MAHVDVSAPSAINAVPLRHPWRWVGATVIIILVGLFIYGAATNSAYGWSTYAEYLFNERILLGVFNTLQLTVYSMVLGIVLGVVMSVMRLSPNPVFRTVSWVFLWIFRGTPVYVQLVFWGLIPTIYQNIQLGVPFGPSLFHLNLQSLSIPFALAVIGLGLNEAAYMAEIIRAGITSVPEGQTEASTALGMSWGMTMRRTVLPQAMRVIIPPTGNEVISMLKTTSLVTAVPYSYDLYSIASREIAARIFEPVPLLLVAATWYLLVTSILMVGQYYLEKYFSRGISRRLTSKQLEALAKAQTGTEAGHV; encoded by the coding sequence ATGGCACACGTCGACGTGTCGGCCCCATCCGCCATCAATGCGGTGCCACTGCGACACCCGTGGCGGTGGGTGGGGGCGACCGTCATCATCATTCTGGTCGGGTTGTTCATCTACGGCGCGGCCACCAACTCGGCATACGGCTGGTCGACCTATGCCGAGTACTTGTTCAACGAACGCATTCTGCTGGGTGTGTTCAACACGCTGCAGCTGACGGTCTACTCGATGGTGCTCGGCATCGTCCTCGGTGTCGTCATGTCGGTGATGCGACTGTCACCGAACCCGGTGTTCCGGACGGTGTCGTGGGTGTTCCTCTGGATCTTCCGCGGCACACCGGTGTACGTGCAGCTGGTGTTCTGGGGCCTGATCCCGACGATCTACCAGAACATCCAGTTGGGTGTGCCGTTCGGTCCGTCGTTGTTCCATCTCAATCTGCAGAGCCTGTCGATTCCCTTCGCGCTGGCGGTCATCGGCCTCGGTCTCAACGAGGCCGCCTACATGGCCGAGATCATCCGGGCCGGAATCACTTCCGTGCCCGAAGGGCAGACGGAGGCTTCCACCGCGCTGGGCATGTCGTGGGGAATGACGATGCGGCGCACCGTGCTTCCCCAGGCGATGCGGGTGATCATCCCGCCGACCGGCAACGAGGTCATCAGCATGCTGAAGACCACCTCGCTGGTGACCGCGGTGCCGTACTCGTATGACCTCTACAGCATCGCCTCGCGGGAGATCGCCGCCCGCATCTTCGAACCCGTCCCGCTGCTGTTGGTGGCCGCGACGTGGTACCTGCTCGTCACGAGCATCCTGATGGTCGGGCAGTACTACCTGGAGAAGTACTTCTCGCGTGGTATCTCCCGGCGCTTGACGTCGAAGCAGCTGGAGGCGCTGGCCAAGGCGCAGACCGGCACGGAGGCGGGACACGTATGA
- a CDS encoding ABC transporter substrate-binding protein codes for MQKVEATVLSGCQDRRGIGRWWRAAGVIAVAGSLLLSGCSSKSENSAGPSESTSAVKPAKVDEIAASVPDDIKKSGKLVVGVNIPYAPNEFKDSSGKIVGFDVDLMNAIAATLGLTADYRESDFAKIIPAVQQGTYNVGMSSFTDTKERQASVDFVDYFNAGILWAQRPGSPIDPNNACGKKVAVQATTTEETEELPKKSQACTDAGKPPIEILKFDGQDAATNAVVLGQADAMSADSPVTAYAIKQSKGKLEAAGEIFEAAPYGWPVAKGSPLAQPLQKALEHLIETGDYKTIASNWGVEQGMITKPVINGATS; via the coding sequence ATGCAGAAAGTTGAGGCAACCGTGCTCAGTGGATGTCAAGACCGTCGGGGGATCGGCCGCTGGTGGCGTGCCGCCGGGGTGATCGCCGTGGCGGGCTCCCTGCTGCTCTCGGGCTGCAGCAGCAAGTCCGAAAACAGCGCCGGCCCGTCCGAGTCCACCAGCGCGGTAAAGCCCGCCAAGGTCGACGAGATCGCCGCCAGCGTGCCCGATGACATCAAGAAGTCCGGCAAGCTCGTCGTCGGGGTGAACATTCCCTACGCCCCCAACGAGTTCAAGGATTCCAGCGGCAAGATCGTCGGCTTCGACGTCGACCTGATGAACGCCATAGCGGCCACCCTCGGCCTGACCGCCGACTATCGCGAGTCCGACTTCGCCAAGATCATCCCCGCGGTCCAGCAGGGCACCTACAACGTCGGCATGTCGTCGTTCACCGACACCAAGGAACGCCAGGCATCGGTTGACTTCGTCGATTACTTCAACGCGGGCATCCTGTGGGCGCAGCGTCCCGGTTCGCCCATCGATCCGAACAACGCGTGCGGCAAGAAGGTGGCCGTGCAGGCGACCACCACCGAGGAGACCGAAGAGCTGCCCAAGAAGAGCCAGGCGTGCACCGACGCCGGCAAGCCGCCGATCGAGATCCTGAAGTTCGACGGCCAGGACGCGGCCACCAACGCGGTGGTCCTGGGCCAGGCCGACGCCATGTCGGCGGACTCGCCGGTGACGGCCTACGCCATCAAGCAGAGCAAGGGCAAGCTCGAGGCCGCCGGCGAGATCTTCGAGGCCGCGCCCTACGGCTGGCCCGTCGCGAAGGGCTCGCCGCTGGCCCAGCCGTTGCAGAAAGCGCTGGAGCACCTGATCGAAACGGGTGACTACAAGACCATCGCCAGCAACTGGGGCGTCGAGCAGGGCATGATCACCAAGCCGGTGATCAACGGGGCGACCAGCTGA
- a CDS encoding HdeD family acid-resistance protein produces MTTTSAPPLLPHLWKSVLLSGILSLVLGILVLVWPGISILVAAIFFGAFLLVSGISQVFHAFTLHVSAGSRALLFISGAAALILAVLCFRSIQNSILLLAIWIGVGFIFRGVATAASAISDPDTPGRGWEIFVGIISLVAGIVVLASPFPSLATLTLVVGIWLVVIGVFEIVASFGIRKASKNIRETVAAATS; encoded by the coding sequence ATGACAACTACCTCCGCCCCACCCCTGCTTCCGCACCTGTGGAAGTCGGTCCTGCTGTCCGGAATACTGTCGCTGGTCCTGGGCATCCTGGTACTGGTCTGGCCGGGCATCTCCATCCTGGTCGCCGCGATCTTCTTTGGCGCCTTCCTGCTGGTCAGCGGCATCAGCCAGGTGTTCCACGCGTTCACGCTGCATGTGTCGGCCGGCAGCCGGGCGCTGCTGTTCATCAGCGGCGCGGCCGCCCTGATACTGGCGGTGCTGTGCTTCCGCAGCATCCAGAACTCGATCCTGTTGCTGGCCATCTGGATCGGTGTCGGCTTCATCTTCCGCGGTGTCGCCACGGCCGCCTCGGCGATCAGCGACCCCGACACCCCGGGACGCGGCTGGGAGATCTTCGTCGGCATCATCAGCCTGGTGGCGGGCATCGTCGTGCTCGCGTCGCCGTTCCCGTCGCTGGCCACCCTGACTCTCGTCGTCGGCATCTGGCTGGTGGTCATCGGCGTCTTCGAGATCGTGGCTTCCTTCGGAATCCGCAAGGCCTCCAAAAACATCCGAGAGACGGTCGCCGCTGCCACGTCCTGA